Genomic segment of Panicum virgatum strain AP13 chromosome 2K, P.virgatum_v5, whole genome shotgun sequence:
CGGCAGGCTCAGCTCTCGCTCCTTCTCCACTCTCCAGCCCGAAGGCTAGTTTAGTCTGCTCACGGTATGTAGATTCTCTTCCACTGGCTACTGCTTCGTCTATACTGACGCGTGGTCGACAACACACATCATCATCCTTtccgcggcggcagcagcagcctgcCGGCCTCTTTATTTCCAGCTGGTAGTAAGTGATTTCTCTGGTGACCTTAATTAGGAACCTGTTGCTTCGATGCTTGTCGGATAGTCTCATGGACCAGATCTGTGTTTTGCCATGACGCTCGCCGAGTGCTCGTGTTCATGCTCGTTGACCATCACAGATCTATGTGTGTTTCTTCATAAATCTTAATTAACCTGGCCACTTAATCTATACGTAATAAATCACCTGATCCCTACTGCAGTCGACAGCACAACAACTAATAAGTCGATTCTTTTTTCATCGCATACTATTCCTCCTTGAATTATTTGGTCATTTGCAACTGCTTTGTGATTCTTGTTACATGTTTGTGAATTCTCTCGCTTTTTCTAGTATTGTACGAGGATTATATTAAATTCATTGGCTTTAGTTTTTTAATGATATTCTATAATTCTAATCTTTAAATTCAGTTTAAAACGTGTACTTTCTCTCCTGCAGGACACGGTACGGTTAAATAATTTCCATGCAACTTTCTACTAGATGGAAAGCCATAGCACGTATCATACAAGCAGTGATGTGCCAAAGGTCATCCCATTCCATTTATTAAAGGAAATTACGAATGGTTTCTCTAAGGAGCAGATAATTGGTAGCGGTGCATATGGACAAGTTTTTATGGTAATGTTCTTTTCGTTTTGCTGCTGGTGTCGGGGAAATATATTGAATAAACTAGGAATGACACATAGCACATATCTTATTGCAAATAGATTGACCTGCAAAAATTTATTCTCTTATAATCTTATTTTATGGTGGAAGAATGTAGCCCTAGCTTCACGAAACTAGCTTGAACAAGAGATATATACATGGACCCGAAGTGTGGCATTGTTTACTTTACTACAAGCTAATATATCATCAATGTGAGATGTTGAACAGGGCGTGCATAAAGATGGGGAGAAGATTGCAGTGAAGATGCTTTATGACATGCCAGGGCTTGAGGAGGAGCAATTTCAGAATGAGCTCAACAACCTTGTACGGCTCCAGCACCAAAACATTGTTCCATTTGTTAGCTATTGCTATGAAATTCAGAAAAAACTTGTAAAGTACAATGGAAAATTAGTTCTTGCTGACAAGATATACAGGTTACCCTGGGCGGTCGCCGCCGGGCCTACCCCGTGGCCTCGGtggtccctgcgccgccgctgtcgtGCCTGTGGGGCGGCCGTCCCTCGCGTGGCCGGCTGCCGGTccggggcgccgccgctcgcgcctgcCTGGCCCGCTGGcgggccgccctcgccgccgccgctggggccTGCctggcccgccggcgccgcctcctaaCCCGGGGCTCGGCTCTGGTCTTGGGCGGCCTGTGGCCTGATGGCCACAGCCGCCGCTCGGCCCTGGGCCCGGGTTGCGCCTCTGGTGGCTGCGTCGTCTCCGTCGCTCGCCCTGGGGTTGTGGCTTGCTGCGCCTGTGGCAGctctgcgcctccgccgctcgtCCCAGGGGCGGGCTGCCGTCCTGGACGTCCATGTCTTGGGGTCTGCGGCCGGCCCTCCGGTGGGCTCTTCAGCGCTTTGCCGCTCCTCGGCCTTCGGCTTCAGGGAGGGATTGGGTGAAGGCGAAAGCCTAGGTCTGCTTGCAGACCAATGACGGCGACGCCTTCGGGCGCCGTTGACCTTGTTGAAGGCGTCATTTTTCACCCCTCTTCCCTCCGCTCCGATGTGCTTTCCGGGTGAAAACCTTGGCCTTTTGGCCGGACGATGACGGCGCGTGGCGTCGTTCCCTCGCTGGAGGCATCGTCTTGGAAGCTCTGCCGATGGCTGCAGTGgggccccctcccctgctctgatGTCGTTCTCGGCGTCACGACGGCGGCTGCTGAACCTGCCTTCGTTTCATGTTACCCACCACTATCACTCAGGTTGCCTTGGTTGCTTTGcgtggcggatgctttgccgtcttGCGGATCGTGGTGGCTCTCggacggatgctttgccgtctaGGTTGTTTGTTtaggcggatgctttgccgccaggGTCGTACTTCTTGGGTGGATGTTTGGCCGCCGTCGTGCTACTGGTGCTTGCTCTATGGATGCTTCGCCGCTCAGGTCGTGATaagtggatgctttgccaccgttTGGAAGGCTTCCTCGGTGATGGTGTATCCTTTGTGCAGGTTTAGTTCTAGGGTCGCCGGTTGGGTAGCTAAGCCGGTTGTGGCTTCCCTCTTCTTGCTTCTTTTGTTGTATGTGTCGTTTGTTGCTGTGTGTTAGGTTTGTAGTTCTTTTTCAGTGTTTCTCTTTCGTTTATCCTTAGTTCTCTTGGGTCGGTCAAGCCCTGTTTGACGGCTCCAAGAAATGTTTGTAAactgctttcttcttaatgaaatacgtgccaAGGCACGTTCGCGAAAAAGATATACAGGTTACTCTGCTTCGAGTATATGCAAAATGGAAACCTTGGCAAGTATCTTTCTGGTATGACTGTTCCCTACATATagaataattatatataaagtTAGGAATGATATTCGAAAACCAATATGTTTTATAATTATCATTGTTTGTTGCTACAACACAGATGAGTATCACGGACTTGATTGGGACACACGCTATGCCATAATTAAGGGGATTTGCATGGGACTGAAATATCTTCACGAGGAATTGGAACCTCCTATTTATCACTTGGATTTAAAACCAGCCAATGTATTGCTGGATGAGAAGATGGTGCCAAAAATCGCAGATTTCGGCTTGTCAAGGCTCTTCGGGGAAGACCAAACGCGGATCACGAAAAGTTCTATGGGAACGCTGTAAGCTTCATGCGAACTGAAATTTCCTGTAAGCATGAAACATAATCTCAAATAATTTTGACTACTCAACACCCATGCATATATGGTGTCATGCAGGGGGTACTTGCCGCCGGAATACATAGAGAGCAACTTAATCTCAAAGAAGTTCGACATATTCAGTTTGGGTGTTGTAATCATAAAGATAATAACAGGACCTACAGGCCACTCCAGAAGTTCTGATATGTCTCCCCAGCAATTCATTGAGAATGTGAGAAAATGCTGCTTGTCATTATCATTTAAGACAAAATTGTTGTGAAAGATCACTTGACAATCTTGGCAAAATATTACTATAGTTTTTCCAATGAATATAGGTACATGAAAACTGGAGGAAAAGGCTACAGGAAACGCAAATGTGCATGCCTGAGTCATCCTCCAAACAAGTGAAGAGATGCATCGAAATAGCCTTGAGCTGTATGGAAACTGACCGAAGGAAAAGGCCGAGCATAGGGGATGTTGTCCAGAAGCTGAATGAGACAGAGATGGACCAGGTCTGATcaatttactttctcttca
This window contains:
- the LOC120672472 gene encoding putative receptor-like protein kinase At4g00960 isoform X1, which codes for MESHSTYHTSSDVPKVIPFHLLKEITNGFSKEQIIGSGAYGQVFMGVHKDGEKIAVKMLYDMPGLEEEQFQNELNNLVRLQHQNIVPFVSYCYEIQKKLVKYNGKLVLADKIYRLLCFEYMQNGNLGKYLSDEYHGLDWDTRYAIIKGICMGLKYLHEELEPPIYHLDLKPANVLLDEKMVPKIADFGLSRLFGEDQTRITKSSMGTLGYLPPEYIESNLISKKFDIFSLGVVIIKIITGPTGHSRSSDMSPQQFIENVHENWRKRLQETQMCMPESSSKQVKRCIEIALSCMETDRRKRPSIGDVVQKLNETEMDQQVPIPNAPALRKRKERTPSGTASDANGLNNTHLAEVNSHGKLGRMRTSETSSLPHNAAPTSANGSRYSGGGVQEDVSENSSQPSATEPVHAVFDICSEVYERLIQEGFEEALVPEFREQLEAHFDRLPASYQLDLDIDKAEDILIHMKVLAEAKDFAKHPAFVVRFLRLLQVNNEDKDVDEITHSKGSQEGAASEVALSTRPDTLYAQNYYIYEIILSTVENPGNLTQVSFSTLTKQFL
- the LOC120672472 gene encoding putative receptor-like protein kinase At4g00960 isoform X2; this translates as MESHSTYHTSSDVPKVIPFHLLKEITNGFSKEQIIGSGAYGQVFMGVHKDGEKIAVKMLYDMPGLEEEQFQNELNNLVRLQHQNIVPFVSYCYEIQKKLVKYNGKLVLADKIYRLLCFEYMQNGNLGKYLSDEYHGLDWDTRYAIIKGICMGLKYLHEELEPPIYHLDLKPANVLLDEKMVPKIADFGLSRLFGEDQTRITKSSMGTLGYLPPEYIESNLISKKFDIFSLGVVIIKIITGPTGHSRSSDMSPQQFIENVHENWRKRLQETQMCMPESSSKQVKRCIEIALSCMETDRRKRPSIGDVVQKLNETEMDQVPIPNAPALRKRKERTPSGTASDANGLNNTHLAEVNSHGKLGRMRTSETSSLPHNAAPTSANGSRYSGGGVQEDVSENSSQPSATEPVHAVFDICSEVYERLIQEGFEEALVPEFREQLEAHFDRLPASYQLDLDIDKAEDILIHMKVLAEAKDFAKHPAFVVRFLRLLQVNNEDKDVDEITHSKGSQEGAASEVALSTRPDTLYAQNYYIYEIILSTVENPGNLTQVSFSTLTKQFL